A genome region from Sardina pilchardus chromosome 22, fSarPil1.1, whole genome shotgun sequence includes the following:
- the tubgcp2 gene encoding gamma-tubulin complex component 2 has translation MSEFRIHHDVNELLSLLHVRGGDGAEVYIDLLQKNRTPYVTTTVSAHSAKVKIAEYSKTPEDFLKKYEELKSKNVRNLDPLVYLLSKLTEDKETLQYLQQNAKERTEMSANASAATSSTFAIPQTSTKMSMQELEELRKKLGNVTASSNVPQSAEVTRKMLRDKHNKKNPTQPIPVFPNWVYDRPALIGDFITGTTPVGEPAPPIGTIPLTAQEQALVEDLLFVLIGVDGRDITAQPVLGRQSRSFIVDTSLDMSIKELVNRILPVASCYSTITRFTEERSSFEYGQVNHALTAAMRTLMKEYLILVTQLEHLHRQGLLSLQKLWFYIQPTMRTMEILASIATSVEKGDCMGGSTLSLLHDRTFNYTGDSQAQELCLYLTKAASVPYFEILEKWVYRGIIKDPYSEFMVEEHELQKEKIQEDYNDKYWDQRYTIIQHRIPSFLQKMADKILSTGKYLNVVRECGRDVTCPDAKEVLYTLKERAYVEQIEKAYNYASKVLLHFLMEEKELVSRLRSIKHYFLMDKGDFFVHFMDLTEEELKKPVDDIIPPRLEALLELALRMSTANTDPFKDDLKIDLMQHDVITQLLRVLAIETKQEKALIHADPTEVALSGLEAFSFDYIVKWPLSLIINRKALTRYQMLFRHIFYCKHVERLLCNVWISNKMAKQFSLHSAKWFSTAFALRQRMLNFVQNIQYYMMFEVMEPTWHVMENNLKSASNIDDVLCHHTSFLDNCLKDCMLTNPELLKIFSKLMSVCVMFTNCMQTFTLSMRLDGEMNRLSREAPSTQSERAEEAEKKKQASKHVAEHMEALQSDAGFEATIGKFDSNFSTMLLDLLDKLSIYSTNDCEHSMINIIYRLDFNGFYTERLEKMAIERSQKAAA, from the exons ATGAGTGAGTTTAGAATACACCATGACGTGAATGagctcctgagtctcctgcatgttcgaggaggagatggagccgAAGTTTACATCGATCTACTGCAGAAGAACAGGACTCCCTACGTCACCACCACTGTCTCGGCACACAGTGCCAAG GTGAAGATAGCGGAGTATTCCAAAACGCCAGAAGATTTTCTGAAGAAATATGAAGAACTCAAGTCAAAGAATGTGCGGAACCTTGATCCACTTGTTTACCTTCTGTCAAAGCTCACGGAAGACAAAGAG ACGTTGCAGTACTTGCAGCAGAATGCCAAGGAGAGGACGGAGATGTCCGCCAACGCCTCCGCGGCCACCAGCTCAACCTTCGCCATCCCTCAGACCAGCACAAAGATGTCCatgcaggagctggaggaacTGCGCAAGAAGCTGGGCAACGTCACCGCCAGCTCGAACGTTCCACAG TCTGCAGAGGTAACTCGGAAAATGCTAAGGGACAAGCACAACAAGAAGAACCCCACTCAGCCCATCCCTGTGTTTCCCAATTGGGTGTACGACAGGCCTGCCCTCATTGGGGATTTCATCACTGGAACCACACCTGTTGGAGAGCCAGCACCACCCATTG GTACGATTCCGCTCACTGCCCAAGAGCAGGCGTTGGTGGAGGACCTGCTCTTCGTTCTGATTGGTGTGGACGGCCGTGACATCACTGCGCAGCCTGTGCTGGGTCGGCAGAGCCGCTCCTTCATCGTGGACACCTCTCTGGACATGTCAATCAAAGAGCTGGTGAACCGCATCCTACCGGTCGCCTCCTGCTACTCCACCATCACACG CTTCACGGAGGAGCGTTCGTCGTTTGAGTACGGGCAGGTGAACCACGCGTTGACGGCGGCCATGCGGACGCTGATGAAGGAGTACCTGATCCTGGTGACGCAGCTGGAGCACCTGCACCGGCAGGGCCTGCTCTCGCTGCAGAAGCTCTGGTTCTACATCCAGCCCACCATGCGCACCATGGAGATCCTCGCCTCCATCG CTACATCGGTGGAGAAGGGGGACTGCATGGGCGGCTCGACGCTGAGTCTCCTCCACGACCGCACGTTCAACTACACGGGGGACAGCCAGGCGCAGGAGCTGTGCCTGTACCTCACTAAAGCGGCCAGCGTACCCTACTTTGAGATCCTGGAGAAGTGGGTCTACCGGGGCATCATCAAAGATCCCTACAG TGAGTTTATGGTGGAGGAGCACGAGCTGCAGAAAGAGAAGATTCAGGAAGACTATAACGACAAATACTGGGACCAACGCTACACCATCATCCAGCATCGAATCCCTTCTTTCCTGCAAAAGATGGCCGACAAGATACTGAGCACAG GCAAGTATCTGAACGTAGTTCGAGAGTGTGGTCGGGACGTGACGTGTCCAGACGCCAAAGAGGTCCTCTACACGCTGAAGGAGCGGGCGTACGTGGAGCAGATCGAGAAGGCCTACAACTACGCCAGCAAGGTGCTCCTGCACTTCCTCATGGAAGAGAAAGAGCTGGTGTCGcgcctcag GTCCATAAAACACTACTTCCTGATGGACAAAGGCGACTTCTTCGTCCACTTCATGGACCTGACCGAAGAGGAGCTGAAGAAGCCCGTTGATGACATCATCCCACCCCGGCTGGAAGCTCTTCTGGAGTTGGCTCTCCGCATGAGCACGGCGAACACGGATCCGTTCAAGGACGACCTAAAG ATCGACCTGATGCAGCACGACGTGATCACACAGTTGCTGCGGGTGCTGGCCATCGAGACCAAGCAGGAGAAGGCCCTCATCCACGCCGACCCCACCGAGGTGGCCCTGTCCGGCCTCGAGGCCTTCTCCTTTGACTACATCGTCAAGTGGCCACTCTCGCTCATCATCAACAG GAAAGCGCTGACGCGGTACCAGATGCTGTTCCGGCACATCTTCTACTGTAAGCACGTGGAGCGACTGCTCTGCAACGTCTGGATCAGCAACAAGATGGCCAAGCAGTTCTCCCTGCACTCGGCCAAATG gtttTCCACAGCGTTTGCGCTCAGGCAGCGCATGCTAAACTTTGTTCAGAACATCCAGTACTACATGATGTTCGAGGTCATGGAGCCCACCTGGCACGTCATGGAGAACAACCTCAAATCA gCATCAAACATTGACGATGTCCTGTGCCACCACACCAGTTTCCTAGACAACTGTCTGAAGGACTGCATGCTGACCAACCCGGAGCTGCTGAAGATCTTCTCCAAGCTCATGTCCGTCTGCGTCATGTTCACCAACTGTATGCAG aCGTTCACCCTCAGCATGCGTCTGGATGGGGAGATGAACCGGCTGAGCAGAGAAGCTCCCTCCACCCAGAGTGAGCGCGCCGAGGAGgcagagaagaagaagcaggcctctaag CATGTGGCGGAGCACATGGAGGCGCTGCAGTCGGACGCGGGCTTCGAGGCGACCATCGGCAAGTTCGACAGCAACTTCAGCACCATGCTGCTGGACCTGCTGGACAAGCTGAGCATCTACAGCACCAACGACTGCGAGCACAGCATGATCAACATCATCTACCG GTTGGATTTCAACGGCTTCTACACCGAGCGCTTGGAGAAGATGGCTATCGAGCGGAGCCAGAAAGCCGCTGCGTGA
- the adam8b gene encoding zinc metalloproteinase-disintegrin-like protein H4 subunit A isoform X1, protein MLITWHTYCSCSRGTMGHMCTVVFAISISAVFSDFVRPLPHVSHYEVVRPVKLSSRSRRSISEQDGAVKQYPDELQYELHLDGRNHTVKLEKNRLLIGNNYSETHYNQDGTRVTTFPDFKDHCYYHGHIQGLEDSSVSVGVCKGISGFLRAAQQVYLIDPLEDSPEGDHAIYKPQHMRGRTAKCGLTNTTEDDDSFIQPRAAGVFRPNGQNMPHFNTPHYVELYMVVDNMEFRKYKTFENVRARIQDVVNHIDSYYRAVNIRVLLVGLEVWTQQDKFTVHGDEGRTLDRFIEWRLNDLVPRARHDNAMFVTGTNFFSDTVGFATRNAMCTDKSCGVNQDYHENVLALAATIAHEMGHNLGMSHDEPECSCGPYERKCLMVATVDKHPLTFPKIFSDCSLKRLSEFLESPSATCLLDPPRPDSLYGGAACGNGVTDTGEECDCGSVEDCQNPCCDASTCRLTAGSQCAEGGCCEKCQIKQPGSVCRAAAHDCDLAEYCTGTSGACPEDSFKMNGVECNYGNGYCYNGICPSAERQCKKLWGPGARAPPECFHYNLKGEGDAHCGVSGRTYKRCSDRDMVCGKLFCQGGNEHPFVGLPGYWRMPQCFFLRDNTDVHGVGMVPTGTKCGLNKVCYGHMCQDVKVYGNKNCSEKCSNHGVCNHKGECHCDIGWAPPDCSTRGYETHGAGSSAIIIGVSAAGAVILLLALLVAVTRLCKKGKATSFFCKNRKPHSGKLTPSYQRDVASDGQLTQPLHIGQPVFMETTSKRLDGPTMITVMPSRPAPSPPRNSPRLPSQGCNTQMRPMPPPKPSPAGSAKLAHNKPTPPPVPPVKPSVANGGWNHTQSGTGKPAWRPPTAPR, encoded by the exons ATGTTGATCACttggcacacatactgtagctgctctAGAGGCACAATGGGGCACATGTGTACTGTGGTATTCGCGATCAGCAtatctg CTGTCTTTAGCGACTTTGTTCGTCCGCTGCCCCACGTTTCGCACTATGAAGTTGTGCGGCCGGTGAAGctaagcagcagaagcagacgCAGTATATCTGAACAG GATGGCGCGGTGAAACAGTATCCAGATGAACTTCAATATGAGCTACACTTAGATGGAAGAAATCACACTGTTAAACTGGAGAAAAATAG GCTCCTAATAGGAAATAATTACTCTGAAACGCATTACAACCAGGATGGAACTCGTGTGACCACATTTCCAGATTTCAAG gATCACTGTTATTATCACGGACACATCCAGGGCTTGGAGGATTCATCAGTTAGTGTTGGAGTCTGTAAAGGGATTAG CGGTTTCCTGCGCGCGGCACAGCAGGTGTACCTGATTGACCCGCTGGAGGACAGTCCTGAGGGGGACCACGCCATCTACAAGCCCCAGCACATGAGGGGCCGAACAGCCAAATGTGGCCTCACCAACACCACCGAGGACGACGACAGTTTTATCCAGCCCAGGGCCGCAGGAGTCTTCAGACCCAATGGCCAG AACATGCCACATTTCAATACGCCGCATTATGTGGA actgTACATGGTGGTGGACAATATGGAG TTCCGCAAATATAAGACCTTTGAGAATGTGCGAGCGAGGATACAAGATGTGGTCAATCACATCGACTCG TATTACCGAGCTGTAAACATCCGAGTTCTGCTGGTCGGCCTCGAAGTCTGGACACAACAGGACAAGTTTACGGTCCACGGTGACGAGGGGAGAACCCTTGACCGCTTCATCGAGTGGCGCCTGAATGACCTTGTACCAAGGGCTCGCCACGACAACGCAATGTTTGTGAC CGGCACTAACTTTTTCAGTGACACCGTTGGCTTCGCAACCAGAAACGCTATGTGCACGGACAAATCATGTGGTGTTAACCAG GACTACCATGAGAACGTTCTGGCTTTGGCTGCCACCATTGCCCACGAGATGGGCCACAACTTGGGCATGTCACACGACGAGCCTGAGTGCAGCTGTGGGCCCTATGAGAGGAAGTGTCTGATGGTGGCGACTGTTGATAAGCATCC CTTGACGTTCCCCAAGATCTTCAGCGACTGCAGTCTGAAGCGGCTGAGCGAGTTCCTGGAGAGCCCGAGCGCTACCTGCCTGCTGGACCCCCCGAGACCGGACTCGCTGTACGGGGGCGCCGCGTGTGGCAACGGAGTAACGGACACGGGAGAGGAGTGTGACTGCGGATCTGTGGAG GACTGCCAGAACCCCTGCTGTGATGCGTCCACGTGTCGTCTCACCGCAGGATCACAGTGTGCGGAGGGAGGGTGCTGTGAGAAGTGCCAG ATCAAGCAACCAGGGAGTGTGTGCAGGGCAGCAGCCCATGACTGTGACCTAGCTGAATACTGCACTGGTACTTCTGGAGCCTGCCCCGAAGACTCCTTCAAGATGAACGGAGTGGAATGTAACTATGGCAACGGCTACTGCTACAATGGCATATGCCCGAGTGCAGAAAGACAGTGCAAGAAACTGTGGGGCCCAG GTGCACGGGCACCTCCCGAGTGCTTCCATTACAACTTGAAAGGAGAGGGGGACGCCCACTGTGGAGTCTCTGGTCGCACCTACAAGCGCTGCTCAGATAG GGACATGGTATGTGGTAAGCTGTTCTGCCAGGGAGGGAATGAGCATCCCTTTGTAGGCCTGCCTGGCTACTGGAGAATGCCCCAGTGCTTCTTTTTGAGGGATAACACAGACGTTCACGGTGTTGGTATGGTGCCAACCGGCACCAAGTGTGGCCTAAACAAG GTATGCTACGGACACATGTGTCAGGACGTCAAGGTCTATGGAAACAAAAACTGCTCTGAAAAGTGCAGCAATCATGGG GTGTGCAATCATAAAGGAGAGTGCCATTGTGACATTGGCTGGGCtccacctgactgcagcaccaGAGGATACGAGACCCATG gcgCAGGTAGCAGTGCAATCATCATCGGTGTGAGTGCAGCGGGCGCTGTGATCTTACTGCTTGCCCTTCTGGTCGCCGTCACCAGGCTCTGCAAAAAGGGAAAAGCAACAAGCTTCTTCTGTAAAAA CAGGAAGCCTCACTCAGGGAAGCTGACGCCGTCTTACCAGAGGGACGTCGCCAGCGACGGCCAGCTCACCCAGCCGCTCCACATCGGCCAGCCGGTCTTCATGGAGACCACGTCCAAGCGGTTGGACGGCCCCACCATGATCACCGTCATGCCCTCCCGCCCCGCTCCATCG CCACCCAGAAACTCACCGAGACTCCCAAGCCAGGGGTGTAATACCCAG ATGAGGCCTATGCCCCCTCCGAAGCCCTCGCCTGCTGGCTCTGCGaagctg gcccATAATAAACCCACTCCACCTCCAGTGCCCCCAGTGAAGCCATCTGTGGCCAATGGAGGCTGGAATCACACACAG TCAGGAACAGGAAAGCCAGCGTGGAGGCCTCCCACTGCTCCGAGATGA
- the adam8b gene encoding zinc metalloproteinase-disintegrin-like protein H4 subunit A isoform X2 — translation MLITWHTYCSCSRGTMGHMCTVVFAISISAVFSDFVRPLPHVSHYEVVRPVKLSSRSRRSISEQDGAVKQYPDELQYELHLDGRNHTVKLEKNRLLIGNNYSETHYNQDGTRVTTFPDFKDHCYYHGHIQGLEDSSVSVGVCKGISGFLRAAQQVYLIDPLEDSPEGDHAIYKPQHMRGRTAKCGLTNTTEDDDSFIQPRAAGVFRPNGQNMPHFNTPHYVELYMVVDNMEFRKYKTFENVRARIQDVVNHIDSYYRAVNIRVLLVGLEVWTQQDKFTVHGDEGRTLDRFIEWRLNDLVPRARHDNAMFVTGTNFFSDTVGFATRNAMCTDKSCGVNQDYHENVLALAATIAHEMGHNLGMSHDEPECSCGPYERKCLMVATVDKHPLTFPKIFSDCSLKRLSEFLESPSATCLLDPPRPDSLYGGAACGNGVTDTGEECDCGSVEDCQNPCCDASTCRLTAGSQCAEGGCCEKCQIKQPGSVCRAAAHDCDLAEYCTGTSGACPEDSFKMNGVECNYGNGYCYNGICPSAERQCKKLWGPGARAPPECFHYNLKGEGDAHCGVSGRTYKRCSDRDMVCGKLFCQGGNEHPFVGLPGYWRMPQCFFLRDNTDVHGVGMVPTGTKCGLNKVCYGHMCQDVKVYGNKNCSEKCSNHGVCNHKGECHCDIGWAPPDCSTRGYETHGAGSSAIIIGVSAAGAVILLLALLVAVTRLCKKGKATSFFCKKKPHSGKLTPSYQRDVASDGQLTQPLHIGQPVFMETTSKRLDGPTMITVMPSRPAPSPPRNSPRLPSQGCNTQMRPMPPPKPSPAGSAKLAHNKPTPPPVPPVKPSVANGGWNHTQSGTGKPAWRPPTAPR, via the exons ATGTTGATCACttggcacacatactgtagctgctctAGAGGCACAATGGGGCACATGTGTACTGTGGTATTCGCGATCAGCAtatctg CTGTCTTTAGCGACTTTGTTCGTCCGCTGCCCCACGTTTCGCACTATGAAGTTGTGCGGCCGGTGAAGctaagcagcagaagcagacgCAGTATATCTGAACAG GATGGCGCGGTGAAACAGTATCCAGATGAACTTCAATATGAGCTACACTTAGATGGAAGAAATCACACTGTTAAACTGGAGAAAAATAG GCTCCTAATAGGAAATAATTACTCTGAAACGCATTACAACCAGGATGGAACTCGTGTGACCACATTTCCAGATTTCAAG gATCACTGTTATTATCACGGACACATCCAGGGCTTGGAGGATTCATCAGTTAGTGTTGGAGTCTGTAAAGGGATTAG CGGTTTCCTGCGCGCGGCACAGCAGGTGTACCTGATTGACCCGCTGGAGGACAGTCCTGAGGGGGACCACGCCATCTACAAGCCCCAGCACATGAGGGGCCGAACAGCCAAATGTGGCCTCACCAACACCACCGAGGACGACGACAGTTTTATCCAGCCCAGGGCCGCAGGAGTCTTCAGACCCAATGGCCAG AACATGCCACATTTCAATACGCCGCATTATGTGGA actgTACATGGTGGTGGACAATATGGAG TTCCGCAAATATAAGACCTTTGAGAATGTGCGAGCGAGGATACAAGATGTGGTCAATCACATCGACTCG TATTACCGAGCTGTAAACATCCGAGTTCTGCTGGTCGGCCTCGAAGTCTGGACACAACAGGACAAGTTTACGGTCCACGGTGACGAGGGGAGAACCCTTGACCGCTTCATCGAGTGGCGCCTGAATGACCTTGTACCAAGGGCTCGCCACGACAACGCAATGTTTGTGAC CGGCACTAACTTTTTCAGTGACACCGTTGGCTTCGCAACCAGAAACGCTATGTGCACGGACAAATCATGTGGTGTTAACCAG GACTACCATGAGAACGTTCTGGCTTTGGCTGCCACCATTGCCCACGAGATGGGCCACAACTTGGGCATGTCACACGACGAGCCTGAGTGCAGCTGTGGGCCCTATGAGAGGAAGTGTCTGATGGTGGCGACTGTTGATAAGCATCC CTTGACGTTCCCCAAGATCTTCAGCGACTGCAGTCTGAAGCGGCTGAGCGAGTTCCTGGAGAGCCCGAGCGCTACCTGCCTGCTGGACCCCCCGAGACCGGACTCGCTGTACGGGGGCGCCGCGTGTGGCAACGGAGTAACGGACACGGGAGAGGAGTGTGACTGCGGATCTGTGGAG GACTGCCAGAACCCCTGCTGTGATGCGTCCACGTGTCGTCTCACCGCAGGATCACAGTGTGCGGAGGGAGGGTGCTGTGAGAAGTGCCAG ATCAAGCAACCAGGGAGTGTGTGCAGGGCAGCAGCCCATGACTGTGACCTAGCTGAATACTGCACTGGTACTTCTGGAGCCTGCCCCGAAGACTCCTTCAAGATGAACGGAGTGGAATGTAACTATGGCAACGGCTACTGCTACAATGGCATATGCCCGAGTGCAGAAAGACAGTGCAAGAAACTGTGGGGCCCAG GTGCACGGGCACCTCCCGAGTGCTTCCATTACAACTTGAAAGGAGAGGGGGACGCCCACTGTGGAGTCTCTGGTCGCACCTACAAGCGCTGCTCAGATAG GGACATGGTATGTGGTAAGCTGTTCTGCCAGGGAGGGAATGAGCATCCCTTTGTAGGCCTGCCTGGCTACTGGAGAATGCCCCAGTGCTTCTTTTTGAGGGATAACACAGACGTTCACGGTGTTGGTATGGTGCCAACCGGCACCAAGTGTGGCCTAAACAAG GTATGCTACGGACACATGTGTCAGGACGTCAAGGTCTATGGAAACAAAAACTGCTCTGAAAAGTGCAGCAATCATGGG GTGTGCAATCATAAAGGAGAGTGCCATTGTGACATTGGCTGGGCtccacctgactgcagcaccaGAGGATACGAGACCCATG gcgCAGGTAGCAGTGCAATCATCATCGGTGTGAGTGCAGCGGGCGCTGTGATCTTACTGCTTGCCCTTCTGGTCGCCGTCACCAGGCTCTGCAAAAAGGGAAAAGCAACAAGCTTCTTCTGTAAAAA GAAGCCTCACTCAGGGAAGCTGACGCCGTCTTACCAGAGGGACGTCGCCAGCGACGGCCAGCTCACCCAGCCGCTCCACATCGGCCAGCCGGTCTTCATGGAGACCACGTCCAAGCGGTTGGACGGCCCCACCATGATCACCGTCATGCCCTCCCGCCCCGCTCCATCG CCACCCAGAAACTCACCGAGACTCCCAAGCCAGGGGTGTAATACCCAG ATGAGGCCTATGCCCCCTCCGAAGCCCTCGCCTGCTGGCTCTGCGaagctg gcccATAATAAACCCACTCCACCTCCAGTGCCCCCAGTGAAGCCATCTGTGGCCAATGGAGGCTGGAATCACACACAG TCAGGAACAGGAAAGCCAGCGTGGAGGCCTCCCACTGCTCCGAGATGA